The following proteins come from a genomic window of Limosilactobacillus reuteri:
- the cbpB gene encoding cyclic-di-AMP-binding protein CbpB, with product MIDQRLRTLLLKNKQKFMIPASLVATVNQSNSLDHAFLVLTKDRYAKIIVVDNKNHYCGQISLAMITDQLLETKRINVERLNELRVRDVMQTDALVIQDPTDIEENLHLLIDQSFLPVVDDHNYFCGIVTRREVLKAVNYTMHTFGK from the coding sequence GTGATTGATCAGCGTTTACGGACTTTATTGCTGAAAAATAAGCAGAAGTTTATGATCCCCGCTAGTTTAGTCGCGACGGTAAACCAAAGTAATAGTTTAGATCATGCATTCTTAGTGCTTACTAAGGATCGGTACGCTAAAATTATTGTGGTTGACAATAAAAACCATTATTGCGGTCAGATTTCTTTAGCAATGATTACTGACCAATTATTGGAGACAAAACGGATCAATGTGGAACGCTTAAATGAATTAAGGGTCAGGGATGTGATGCAAACCGATGCGCTGGTTATCCAAGATCCAACTGATATCGAAGAAAATTTACACCTCTTAATTGACCAGTCATTTTTACCGGTGGTGGACGATCATAATTACTTTTGCGGAATTGTGACGCGTCGTGAAGTATTAAAGGCAGTCAATTATACAATGCATACTTTTGGAAAATAA
- a CDS encoding HAD family hydrolase gives MSIKLIATDMDGTFLRDDHTYNHSLFAKVFRQLERHNIYFVAASGSSFPRLRREFKDYTAKMGFISQNGSVIHLGSKLFKSFPINQESLARVIHVLDRFYGPQDINQLVISTSEKSYVDQGMSAHDFNIVKLFYENVERIPDIRQIFTQRPTENFTKISINFANHIDLKKVATTLDGYLPPSLIMENSGFNTDLIGNAAATKQNALSLLQSHFNLKANEIVTFGDNENDLGMLAMTSQSYAMQNAQPIIQMQAAHTTTIDNNHDGVLQTINQLIKNER, from the coding sequence ATGAGTATTAAATTAATCGCTACTGATATGGACGGAACATTTTTACGAGACGACCATACTTACAATCATTCTCTATTCGCAAAGGTCTTTCGTCAACTTGAACGCCATAATATCTACTTTGTCGCTGCTAGTGGATCCAGTTTCCCACGGTTACGACGAGAATTTAAAGACTACACCGCCAAGATGGGATTTATTTCGCAAAATGGATCAGTTATTCATTTAGGAAGCAAATTATTTAAATCTTTTCCTATTAATCAGGAATCTTTAGCCCGAGTTATTCATGTTCTTGACCGTTTCTATGGCCCGCAAGATATTAATCAATTAGTAATCTCTACTAGTGAAAAATCTTATGTTGACCAGGGGATGAGTGCTCATGATTTCAATATTGTGAAACTTTTTTATGAAAATGTGGAGCGCATTCCTGATATCCGGCAGATTTTCACTCAACGACCAACTGAAAATTTTACCAAGATATCGATTAATTTTGCTAATCATATCGATCTTAAAAAGGTTGCAACAACCTTAGATGGTTACTTACCGCCATCTTTAATCATGGAAAATTCAGGCTTTAATACTGACTTAATCGGTAATGCTGCTGCAACTAAACAAAACGCTCTTTCCCTTTTGCAGTCCCACTTTAATTTAAAAGCAAATGAAATTGTTACGTTTGGTGACAATGAAAATGACCTCGGGATGTTAGCAATGACCAGTCAAAGTTACGCAATGCAGAATGCACAACCGATTATTCAAATGCAAGCCGCCCACACCACAACAATTGATAATAATCATGATGGCGTCTTACAAACTATTAACCAGTTAATTAAAAATGAACGATAA
- a CDS encoding mechanosensitive ion channel family protein: protein MITGATSLTSKQTEQLKKAFTDLSWHEISQQLLSKFLLIIVTFVLFLILLWVGRVIIVHLFQESKKYNVLKNSNRMATVKALVLNIYRYTCYFFLLYAILSEIGVPVGTLIAGAGIFSLALGLGAQSLVSDIVTGFFILLEQQLDVGDTVQIGQIKGTVTALGIRTTQVTSSDGTLNFIPNRNITIVQNLSRNNMVSNVDIRITSKTPLSKVEEIVTQVNKKLVPQTKALQLKPVIVGPVVTPDGALVFRVTITAVSGKQSTVASRFLAAYLKELRINNIPIAWEGAPNEY from the coding sequence ATGATCACTGGTGCCACTTCACTTACATCAAAACAAACGGAACAATTAAAAAAAGCTTTTACAGATTTATCCTGGCACGAAATTTCACAACAGCTTTTAAGTAAATTTCTTTTAATTATCGTTACGTTTGTCTTATTTTTAATACTTTTATGGGTAGGACGAGTTATCATTGTCCATCTTTTTCAAGAATCAAAAAAATACAATGTACTAAAAAATAGCAATCGGATGGCAACGGTAAAAGCCCTTGTCTTAAATATTTATCGTTATACTTGTTATTTTTTCTTATTATACGCCATACTATCAGAAATTGGCGTTCCAGTAGGGACACTGATTGCCGGAGCCGGAATCTTTAGTTTAGCATTGGGGCTTGGTGCGCAAAGCCTTGTTAGTGATATCGTGACTGGATTTTTCATCCTCCTTGAGCAACAATTAGACGTCGGCGATACTGTCCAAATTGGTCAAATCAAAGGAACAGTAACTGCTCTTGGTATTCGTACTACGCAAGTTACTAGTTCCGATGGGACGCTTAATTTTATTCCTAACCGTAACATTACCATTGTGCAAAATCTTTCGCGAAATAATATGGTTAGCAACGTTGATATTCGGATTACTTCGAAGACCCCTCTTAGCAAGGTAGAAGAAATTGTTACGCAAGTTAATAAAAAACTAGTGCCACAAACAAAAGCACTACAATTAAAACCAGTTATTGTCGGACCAGTCGTTACTCCAGACGGTGCACTCGTTTTTCGCGTAACGATAACAGCAGTCAGCGGAAAACAATCAACTGTTGCTAGTCGCTTTTTGGCGGCATATCTTAAAGAATTACGAATAAATAATATTCCAATTGCCTGGGAGGGAGCACCTAATGAGTATTAA
- a CDS encoding DUF948 domain-containing protein yields the protein MTFGQLAGLIAAIAFLILVIFACILLNQLSKTMKETNKSITTLTRDVHYLSQEMEDVLSNTNTLLDDINHKSEQLDPAVKAVADVSQSVSEVNASLQEMVEKARLHREKRQFDRSIFKLAGKTLVLDAFNKFRQHRKQKKGMTNNE from the coding sequence ATGACTTTTGGCCAGTTGGCAGGGTTAATTGCGGCAATCGCATTCCTAATTTTAGTCATTTTTGCATGTATCCTGTTGAATCAATTGAGTAAGACAATGAAAGAAACAAATAAAAGTATTACAACTTTAACGCGGGATGTTCATTATCTTAGCCAAGAAATGGAGGACGTGCTAAGTAACACGAATACATTGTTAGACGATATTAACCATAAATCAGAACAACTAGATCCGGCGGTTAAAGCAGTTGCAGATGTAAGTCAGAGTGTTTCAGAAGTGAATGCCTCACTTCAAGAAATGGTCGAGAAAGCCCGGTTGCACCGCGAGAAGCGACAATTTGACCGGAGTATTTTTAAGCTTGCAGGAAAGACGCTTGTTTTAGATGCTTTCAATAAATTTAGACAGCATCGGAAGCAAAAGAAAGGAATGACAAATAATGAGTAA
- a CDS encoding Xaa-Pro peptidase family protein, translating to MTKLNQLQSALAEKGLDAAYISDPMTINYLTGFYSDPVERVLALVLFADSEPFLFAPALEVEAIKNTGWKYPVYGYLDHEKPFELIAEHIKNHAGSPINWGIEGESLTVDRLRALEEVLPNAHFNTDLSPLIAKMRMIKSDDEIAKLNEAGKWADFAFKVGFESIQIGKTEQEVAADLEYALKQHGINKMSFDTLVQAGPHAAEPHGATSSNKIQNNQLVLFDLGTIVDGYISDASRTVAVGKLNDKQKDIYKVCLEAQLAAQNAAKPGMTAEELDKIARDIITAAGYGEYFIHRLGHGMGSSEHEFPSIMEGNQLVLEPGMCFSIEPGIYIPGFAGVRIEDCVHITEDGCEPFTHTTKELLTFPH from the coding sequence GTGACAAAACTTAATCAATTACAAAGCGCTCTTGCTGAAAAAGGATTAGATGCTGCTTATATTAGTGATCCGATGACCATTAATTACCTAACTGGTTTCTACAGCGATCCAGTAGAACGGGTATTAGCACTAGTCCTTTTTGCCGACAGTGAGCCATTTCTGTTTGCACCAGCTCTTGAAGTAGAAGCAATAAAGAATACCGGTTGGAAATATCCGGTATATGGGTATTTAGATCACGAAAAACCTTTTGAGCTTATTGCTGAACATATCAAAAATCACGCTGGTTCACCAATTAACTGGGGAATTGAGGGAGAATCACTAACTGTTGACCGTCTTCGTGCCTTAGAAGAAGTCCTCCCCAATGCCCATTTTAATACTGATCTCTCTCCTTTAATAGCAAAAATGCGAATGATTAAAAGCGATGATGAGATTGCTAAGTTAAATGAAGCAGGGAAATGGGCTGATTTCGCTTTTAAAGTAGGATTCGAATCAATTCAAATTGGTAAAACAGAACAAGAAGTTGCTGCCGATTTAGAATACGCTCTTAAACAACACGGGATTAATAAAATGAGTTTTGATACCCTAGTTCAAGCAGGTCCTCATGCTGCCGAACCTCATGGAGCTACCTCCAGTAATAAGATCCAAAATAATCAGCTCGTCCTCTTTGACTTAGGAACAATTGTTGATGGCTATATTAGCGATGCTTCCCGAACAGTGGCTGTCGGAAAGTTAAATGACAAACAAAAAGACATCTACAAAGTATGTTTAGAGGCTCAATTGGCCGCTCAAAATGCTGCGAAGCCGGGAATGACTGCTGAAGAATTAGATAAGATCGCTCGTGATATTATTACTGCAGCCGGTTATGGCGAATACTTTATTCACCGTCTTGGGCACGGAATGGGCAGCAGTGAACACGAATTTCCATCAATCATGGAAGGAAATCAACTAGTTCTTGAACCCGGAATGTGCTTCTCCATTGAACCTGGCATTTATATTCCGGGTTTTGCCGGCGTCCGAATTGAAGACTGTGTTCATATTACAGAAGATGGTTGCGAACCATTTACGCATACAACTAAAGAATTACTAACTTTCCCTCATTAA
- the ccpA gene encoding catabolite control protein A: protein MKKQSVTIYTVAREARVSMATVSRVVNGNPNVKPETRQKVLDVIKQLNYRPNAVARGLASKKTTTVGVVIPNITDPYFAELALGIDDVASMYKYNIILTNSDSDDEKIIKVVRSLLAKQVDGLIFMGHDVSDDLRNEFESTNTPVVVAGSVVNDDALPSVRINYQAAAKEATEFLLKHGDQQVAYITGPLRYSINGKDRLNGYKEALANNNVAFNESLVIETDGSYQAGYAKAQEVIEKGLKAAYVTDDSLAAGLLNGLTDAGISVPADFELISSNDTNYTKVVRPTITSITQPLYDLGAISMRLLTKLMDGDDSNDDEKNVILDHGFVERQSTRK from the coding sequence ATGAAAAAACAATCAGTAACAATTTATACGGTTGCCCGAGAAGCTCGTGTCTCAATGGCCACTGTTTCACGGGTAGTAAATGGCAATCCAAATGTAAAACCAGAAACTAGACAAAAAGTTTTAGATGTGATTAAGCAGCTTAATTATCGTCCTAATGCAGTTGCACGGGGATTAGCTTCTAAAAAGACAACGACTGTCGGGGTAGTTATTCCTAATATAACAGATCCATACTTTGCGGAATTAGCATTGGGGATTGATGATGTTGCTTCAATGTATAAGTACAATATTATTTTAACTAATTCTGATTCTGATGATGAAAAGATTATAAAAGTGGTACGGAGCTTGCTTGCTAAACAGGTTGATGGACTTATTTTTATGGGTCATGATGTTTCTGATGATCTGCGAAATGAATTTGAAAGCACAAATACACCAGTTGTAGTAGCTGGTTCTGTTGTTAATGATGATGCTTTACCAAGCGTTCGGATTAACTACCAAGCAGCCGCTAAGGAAGCGACAGAATTTCTACTAAAGCATGGTGATCAACAAGTTGCCTATATTACTGGTCCATTACGATACTCAATTAATGGTAAAGACCGACTCAATGGATATAAAGAAGCATTGGCAAATAATAATGTGGCATTTAATGAATCATTAGTAATTGAAACGGACGGATCTTATCAAGCAGGATATGCAAAGGCACAAGAAGTTATCGAAAAGGGCTTAAAGGCTGCTTATGTAACAGATGATAGTTTAGCTGCTGGGCTCTTAAATGGGCTTACAGATGCTGGTATTAGCGTTCCAGCTGATTTTGAACTAATTTCTTCCAATGACACTAATTATACAAAGGTTGTCCGGCCAACAATCACTTCAATCACTCAACCCCTTTATGATCTTGGTGCTATTTCAATGCGGTTGTTGACAAAATTAATGGATGGCGATGACAGCAATGATGATGAAAAGAATGTTATTTTAGATCATGGCTTTGTTGAACGCCAATCAACTCGTAAGTAG
- a CDS encoding YebC/PmpR family DNA-binding transcriptional regulator codes for MSGHSKWHNIQGRKNAQDAKRGKIFQKISRDLYQAAKAGDPDPANNAQLRLVIDKAHAANMPKKNIDRAIAKASGIGGAKFEEVTYEGYGPGGVAVMVSALTDNKNRTASAVRSAFSHSGGSLGASGSVSYMFDRKGLIEILRDNLDKSEDDMLMDALDAGAEDMKATEEKFQIFTDPSSMTDVRDALQEQGYELDTAEVTMIPQNRTEVPADKAKQYRHLIDELTENDDVADIYETGILPDEDDDEE; via the coding sequence ATGTCAGGACATTCAAAATGGCATAACATTCAGGGACGTAAGAACGCCCAAGATGCTAAGCGTGGTAAGATTTTCCAAAAGATTTCACGTGACTTGTACCAAGCAGCTAAAGCAGGTGATCCTGATCCAGCGAACAACGCTCAATTACGGCTTGTAATCGATAAGGCACACGCGGCCAACATGCCTAAGAAAAATATTGACCGTGCTATTGCTAAAGCTTCAGGTATTGGTGGAGCTAAGTTCGAAGAAGTTACTTATGAAGGTTATGGACCAGGTGGGGTAGCAGTAATGGTTTCTGCTCTTACTGATAACAAGAACCGGACTGCATCTGCTGTTCGTTCAGCATTTAGTCACTCTGGCGGTTCATTAGGTGCTAGCGGATCAGTTTCATACATGTTCGACCGTAAAGGATTAATCGAAATTCTTCGTGATAACCTTGATAAGAGCGAAGATGATATGTTAATGGACGCTTTAGATGCTGGAGCTGAAGATATGAAGGCAACTGAAGAAAAGTTCCAAATCTTCACTGACCCAAGTAGCATGACAGATGTTCGTGATGCTCTTCAAGAACAAGGCTACGAATTAGATACTGCTGAAGTTACCATGATCCCTCAAAACCGGACAGAGGTACCTGCAGATAAGGCAAAGCAATACCGTCATTTGATTGATGAATTAACAGAAAACGATGATGTTGCTGATATTTACGAAACTGGTATTTTACCAGACGAAGATGACGATGAAGAATAA
- the comGA gene encoding competence type IV pilus ATPase ComGA, whose protein sequence is MPSFEEELTRMIRKQPSDLYILPYDRYYQLSLAIKGTLLPFKQVTRDYGQRFISYLKYCANMAVSEHRRPQLGAFKFTYAHQKINLRLSSVGDYQGRESLVIRFIYPLNDIRFNFLVPHQWERLQKYRQQRGLILFAGPMGAGKTTTMYQLARQLLPKQIVLTIEDPVEIDHPGFIQLQVNELAGMNYESLLKLGLRHRPDVFIIGEIRDSQTAAMSVQAALSGHLILGTIHARNAYGVVSRLQQLGIDSYYLQQVLTAVSYQRLIPLVNGEQAILCDLLNRHQFSDLLNGTKKGGMSDEWAKALQQAVENGEITENTARQYQQG, encoded by the coding sequence ATGCCGAGTTTTGAAGAAGAATTAACAAGAATGATTCGCAAGCAACCGAGTGACCTATACATCTTACCTTATGATAGGTATTATCAATTATCCTTAGCGATAAAGGGGACTCTATTACCTTTTAAACAGGTTACGCGTGACTATGGTCAACGTTTTATCTCATACTTAAAATATTGCGCCAATATGGCAGTTAGTGAGCATCGACGACCCCAGCTAGGCGCTTTTAAATTTACTTATGCTCACCAAAAGATCAATTTACGCTTATCAAGTGTTGGTGATTATCAAGGGAGGGAATCACTAGTTATTCGCTTTATATATCCTCTTAATGATATTAGGTTTAATTTTTTAGTTCCTCATCAGTGGGAAAGATTACAGAAATACCGTCAACAACGAGGTTTAATTCTTTTTGCCGGGCCAATGGGGGCTGGTAAAACAACTACCATGTATCAGCTTGCTCGACAACTATTGCCGAAACAAATTGTATTAACAATTGAAGACCCCGTAGAAATTGATCATCCGGGATTTATCCAATTGCAAGTAAATGAATTAGCGGGGATGAACTATGAAAGTTTATTAAAATTGGGATTACGGCATCGCCCAGATGTATTTATCATTGGAGAAATTCGTGATTCACAGACAGCAGCTATGTCTGTCCAAGCCGCATTAAGTGGTCACTTAATTTTGGGAACTATCCATGCTCGAAATGCTTATGGAGTTGTTTCTCGCCTTCAACAATTAGGGATAGATTCTTATTACCTTCAGCAAGTATTAACAGCGGTATCTTATCAGCGTTTAATTCCGTTGGTGAATGGAGAACAAGCCATCTTATGTGACCTGTTAAATCGGCATCAATTTAGTGATTTGCTCAATGGCACCAAGAAAGGAGGAATGTCTGATGAATGGGCAAAGGCTCTTCAGCAGGCTGTGGAAAATGGAGAAATTACGGAGAATACTGCACGTCAATACCAACAAGGTTAA
- the comGC gene encoding competence type IV pilus major pilin ComGC, which produces MKILKKKQSGFTLLEMSIVLFIISLLVLIMLPNLSQQRKHANSIHGKAMTSVIQTQIDAYENENGTDNVSLEELNKANYLTDAQVQQAHHEKIVIVDGKAIQR; this is translated from the coding sequence ATGAAAATTTTAAAGAAAAAACAATCAGGCTTCACCTTGCTCGAAATGTCAATCGTCTTATTTATTATTAGCCTACTAGTATTGATTATGCTGCCCAATCTCTCTCAACAGCGAAAGCATGCTAATAGTATCCATGGAAAAGCGATGACATCCGTAATTCAGACCCAAATCGATGCATATGAAAATGAAAATGGAACTGATAATGTCAGTTTAGAAGAGTTGAATAAAGCAAATTACCTGACTGATGCGCAAGTCCAGCAGGCCCATCATGAAAAAATTGTAATTGTTGATGGAAAGGCGATTCAGCGATGA
- a CDS encoding ComGF family competence protein has protein sequence MKKGAFTLVEATCALIISSLVIINISLVTTSVRQVGKMNLESTITWHLFLRELESVNHRFELMEVRDNWLLLFSQTTDQKYELRENHALYLTCQNKGGYMPLLDNIKNHECSFKQLDSRRVLIKVTRKDGEKASAIVKFYPPK, from the coding sequence ATGAAGAAGGGGGCCTTTACTTTAGTAGAAGCGACTTGCGCATTAATTATTTCTTCATTAGTGATTATCAATATAAGTTTAGTTACTACTAGCGTGAGACAAGTAGGTAAAATGAATTTAGAATCAACGATTACTTGGCATTTGTTTTTACGGGAATTAGAATCGGTTAATCATCGTTTTGAATTAATGGAGGTTCGTGATAATTGGTTATTGCTATTTAGTCAGACAACTGATCAAAAGTATGAATTAAGAGAAAACCATGCTCTATACCTAACGTGTCAAAATAAAGGTGGTTATATGCCATTGTTAGATAACATTAAGAATCATGAATGCTCGTTTAAGCAACTTGATTCCCGACGCGTATTGATTAAAGTGACAAGGAAGGATGGAGAGAAAGCAAGTGCAATTGTTAAATTTTATCCACCAAAATAA
- a CDS encoding class I SAM-dependent methyltransferase, whose translation MQKIYQELNLQNVKPEIIRQIIQLSFLKVIRKDAIQANHQMTPDTIGLIMAFLIEKVTKIKEIKTVFDPAVGTANLLTTVMNQLKVNGDKDIVGYGIDNDEDMLEVASVSTELQHLDVKLYHQDAVTALDIPQCDLAISDLPIGYYPLDENAKNYQTRAKEGHSYVHHLLIEQSMNYLKPGAFGVFLVPSSLFQTKESQSFVKWIQSVAYLQGLINLPAELFANPNAQKSILLLQRQGGDSKQAVKVLLGEFPSFKDKAKFASFMDDISKWVTTNLR comes from the coding sequence TTGCAGAAAATATACCAAGAATTAAATTTACAAAATGTGAAGCCAGAAATTATCCGGCAAATTATCCAGCTGAGTTTTTTGAAAGTAATTCGAAAAGACGCAATTCAGGCTAATCATCAAATGACTCCTGATACAATTGGCTTAATCATGGCTTTCTTAATTGAAAAGGTTACAAAAATCAAGGAGATTAAGACTGTTTTTGATCCAGCCGTTGGGACAGCTAATTTATTAACGACTGTTATGAATCAGCTTAAAGTAAATGGAGATAAAGACATCGTTGGTTACGGAATAGATAATGACGAAGATATGTTGGAAGTTGCGAGCGTAAGTACAGAATTACAACACCTTGATGTAAAGTTGTACCATCAAGATGCTGTAACTGCTTTGGATATTCCTCAATGTGATTTAGCTATTTCTGATTTGCCAATTGGTTACTATCCGCTTGATGAAAACGCCAAAAACTATCAAACACGGGCTAAAGAGGGGCATTCATATGTTCACCATTTGTTGATTGAACAATCTATGAATTATCTTAAGCCCGGTGCATTTGGGGTATTCTTAGTGCCTAGTAGCTTGTTCCAAACTAAAGAATCACAATCATTTGTTAAATGGATTCAGTCTGTTGCCTATTTACAAGGACTTATCAATTTGCCAGCAGAACTTTTTGCTAATCCGAATGCGCAAAAATCAATTTTGTTATTGCAGCGCCAAGGTGGAGATAGCAAACAAGCAGTTAAAGTTTTGTTGGGTGAGTTTCCTTCATTTAAGGATAAAGCAAAATTTGCTTCATTCATGGATGATATCAGTAAATGGGTAACAACGAATTTACGTTAA
- a CDS encoding acetate kinase encodes MSKTIAVNAGSSTLKFKLFDMPSEDVVAEGTIERIGEKMGHAKIKYGNGQKHEEDKPFADHAAAVNYLLDKLIELKIVASYDEITAVGHRIVAGGESFKDSTIIDDDVISKIDELSEYAPLHEPAELVGIKAFRKVLPNAFAVAVFDTSFHVDMPEMNALYSVPYDWYEKYGARKYGAHGTSHRYVSARAAEMLGKPVEELKLITMHIGAGASITAVKNGKSFDTSMGFTPVAGITMATRSGDVDPSLIAFMQGKLNLSSDEMIDILNHKSGLLGISGISPDMRDILAAAEKGDDRAQLALDIYVNRIVRYIGAYIAEMGGADAIVFTAGVGENSVPVRKMITDKLDYFGIKIDQEKNNCHGVERDLSADDAKIKTLLIPTNEELMIVRDIERLKKNN; translated from the coding sequence ATGTCAAAAACAATTGCAGTTAACGCTGGTAGTTCAACACTTAAATTCAAATTATTTGATATGCCAAGTGAAGATGTAGTAGCTGAAGGTACGATTGAACGTATTGGTGAAAAGATGGGTCATGCTAAGATTAAATATGGTAATGGTCAAAAGCATGAAGAAGATAAGCCATTTGCTGATCATGCTGCCGCAGTTAATTACTTGTTAGATAAGTTAATTGAATTAAAGATTGTGGCAAGCTATGATGAAATCACAGCAGTAGGTCACCGAATCGTTGCTGGTGGGGAATCCTTTAAGGATTCAACAATTATTGATGATGATGTTATTAGCAAGATTGATGAATTGTCAGAATATGCTCCACTCCATGAGCCGGCGGAATTAGTTGGCATTAAAGCTTTCCGTAAAGTATTGCCTAATGCATTTGCGGTTGCTGTTTTTGATACATCATTCCATGTTGATATGCCAGAAATGAATGCATTGTACAGTGTGCCTTATGATTGGTATGAGAAGTATGGCGCTCGTAAGTATGGTGCTCACGGTACCAGTCACCGTTACGTATCTGCACGTGCTGCGGAAATGTTAGGAAAGCCAGTTGAAGAACTTAAATTAATCACCATGCATATTGGAGCAGGTGCATCAATCACTGCCGTAAAGAATGGTAAGTCATTCGATACGTCAATGGGCTTTACGCCTGTTGCGGGAATAACAATGGCAACTCGTTCAGGGGATGTTGATCCATCCTTAATTGCTTTTATGCAGGGTAAACTAAACTTATCCTCAGATGAGATGATTGATATTTTGAACCATAAGTCTGGTTTACTTGGTATTTCTGGTATCTCACCAGATATGCGTGATATTCTTGCAGCTGCTGAAAAGGGTGACGACCGAGCACAACTTGCATTAGATATTTATGTTAACCGCATTGTCCGTTACATTGGAGCATACATTGCTGAGATGGGTGGCGCTGATGCCATTGTCTTCACTGCTGGTGTTGGTGAAAACAGTGTTCCAGTACGAAAGATGATCACAGATAAGCTTGACTACTTTGGTATTAAGATTGATCAAGAAAAGAACAATTGCCATGGTGTTGAACGTGACCTTTCCGCCGATGATGCAAAGATTAAGACATTGTTAATTCCAACTAACGAAGAATTAATGATTGTTCGTGACATTGAACGCTTAAAGAAAAATAACTAA
- a CDS encoding metallophosphoesterase, with translation MKFCTSDTHFFHDSLLGTNQFAPRPFKNVNEMNQIIIDNWNDKVGENDIVYHLGDIALYFTKPQRDAYQAILEILLQLHGHLILIKGNHDNRDLFKYLENNNYEFNGLPKFQFHDVGVLLKYNHRQYYLTHYPLMLGIAPQIINLHGHIHHYSAPIKENINVGVDAPELDYLEKRPKFGAPLNFHEIEEIVTKKTIKYPGQK, from the coding sequence ATGAAGTTTTGCACATCAGATACCCATTTTTTTCATGATAGTCTCCTTGGTACAAATCAATTTGCGCCAAGGCCGTTCAAGAATGTTAATGAGATGAACCAAATAATTATTGATAATTGGAACGATAAGGTTGGTGAAAATGATATTGTCTATCATTTAGGAGATATTGCTCTGTACTTTACTAAACCTCAACGAGATGCCTATCAAGCAATTCTTGAGATATTATTACAGTTACATGGACACTTAATACTGATAAAAGGCAATCACGATAACCGGGACCTTTTTAAATATCTAGAAAATAATAACTATGAGTTTAACGGGCTTCCTAAATTTCAGTTTCATGATGTGGGAGTGCTATTAAAATATAATCACCGTCAATATTACTTAACTCATTATCCTCTTATGTTAGGAATAGCACCGCAAATTATTAACCTTCATGGCCATATTCACCATTATTCGGCGCCAATTAAAGAAAATATAAACGTGGGGGTGGATGCTCCTGAATTAGACTATCTTGAAAAGAGACCTAAGTTTGGCGCCCCGCTGAATTTTCATGAAATAGAAGAAATTGTGACTAAGAAAACTATAAAGTACCCGGGACAAAAATAA
- a CDS encoding YutD family protein, with protein MNRAKIQDYIDQREEQRSLIYHIEEKDQTHFTINGHPYELVRDYRDGFNSEKFAERFSSVLSKYDYIVGDWGYDQLRLKGFYDDDNPLFEPELGTDTIEDYLFEYCNFGCAYFIVHNDDVSIPRQHGHSHRQRRKKTTPIIHERRRQIKQPNVRQRQNQRAEHVKNGHRQKFVIHQRKKRS; from the coding sequence ATGAATCGAGCTAAGATCCAAGATTATATTGATCAGCGTGAAGAGCAGCGTTCTTTAATCTATCATATTGAAGAAAAAGATCAGACACATTTTACCATTAATGGACATCCCTACGAATTAGTAAGGGATTACCGTGATGGTTTTAATTCAGAAAAATTCGCAGAACGGTTTAGTAGTGTCCTAAGTAAATATGACTATATCGTTGGCGATTGGGGATATGACCAATTACGCTTAAAAGGTTTTTATGATGATGATAATCCCTTATTTGAACCAGAATTGGGCACTGATACGATTGAAGATTATTTATTTGAATATTGTAATTTTGGTTGTGCGTATTTTATTGTTCACAACGATGATGTTAGTATTCCACGGCAACATGGACACAGTCATCGTCAACGGCGAAAGAAAACTACGCCAATCATTCATGAACGGCGGCGACAAATTAAGCAACCGAACGTGCGTCAACGGCAAAATCAGCGTGCAGAACATGTAAAAAACGGTCATCGTCAAAAATTTGTGATTCATCAACGAAAAAAGAGGAGTTAA